A region from the Malus domestica chromosome 07, GDT2T_hap1 genome encodes:
- the LOC103401440 gene encoding ankyrin repeat-containing protein ITN1-like, whose amino-acid sequence MASPIEQGGDTDLGKGLMTAQPSQNPLAEPSPSPSPSSTASAPALVLSNSPSPSSTASAPALVLSNSGKRIDQAGKKKYVKQVTGRHNDTELHLAAQRADLAAVKKILGDIDSQMVGTVSGAEFDTEVAEVRAAVVNEVNELGETALFTAADKGHLDVVKELLKYSNKETVTKKNRSGFDPLHAAASQGHHAIVQVLLDHDPGLSKTLGPANSTPLISAAHKGHVAVVDELLSKDSTLLEISRSNGKNALHLAARQGHAEIVRALLTKDPQLARRTDKKGQTALHMAVKGTNCEVVKLLLGADPAIVMLPDKFGNTALHIATRKKRAEIVNELLLLPDSNVNALNRDTKTALDIADALPLSEEASEIRGCLYRYGAVKANELNQPRDELRKTVTQIKNDVHIQLEQTKKTNKNVHNISKELRKLHREGINNATNSVTVVAVLFATVAFAAIFTVPGGDHDDGTAVVVKGLPFKIFFIFNAIALFTSLAVVVVQITLVRGETKAEKRVVEIINKLMWLASVCTSVAFIASSYIVVGQRHKWAAILVTMVGGMIMAAVLGTMTYYVVKSKRTRSMRKREKHTRRSGSNSWMPSDYSNSEIDRIYAL is encoded by the exons atggcGTCCCCAATTGAGCAAG GAGGTGATACGGATTTAGGGAAGGGTCTGATGACTGCACAGCCGAGCCAAAACCCTCTGGCCGAGCCATCGCCGTCGCCGTCTCCGTCTTCCACGGCGTCAGCGCCGGCTTTAGTGCTTTCCAACTCGCCGTCGCCGTCTTCCACCGCGTCGGCGCCGGCTTTGGTGCTTTCCAACTCAGGAAAGCGGATTGACCAGGCGGGGAAGAAGAAGTACGTGAAGCAGGTGACGGGGCGGCACAACGACACGGAGCTTCACTTGGCGGCTCAGCGCGCGGATCTAGCCGCCGTAAAGAAGATTCTCGGCGATATCGATTCGCAGATGGTGGGGACCGTAAGCGGTGCGGAGTTTGATACGGAGGTGGCTGAGGTCCGGGCGGCGGTGGTGAATGAGGTGAATGAGCTGGGAGAGACGGCTTTGTTCACGGCGGCGGATAAAGGGCACCTTGATGTGGTTAAGGAGCTGTTGAAGTATTCGAACAAGGAGACCGTTACGAAGAAGAACAGGTCCGGGTTCGACCCCTTGCATGCTGCTGCAAGTCAAGGACACCATG CCATTGTCCAGGTACTCCTAGATCATGATCCTGGGCTAAGCAAAACACTGGGCCCGGCAAATTCAACCCCACTTATATCCGCAGCTCATAAAGGGCATGTAGCGGTAGTTGATGAACTGCTGTCGAAGGATTCTACCTTGTTGGAAATTTCTAGATCAAACGGGAAGAATGCATTGCATCTAGCTGCAAGACAGGGGCATGCGGAGATTGTAAGGGCATTGCTTACAAAGGATCCACAATTGGCCCGAAGAACTGACAAGAAAGGGCAAACTGCATTGCATATGGCTGTAAAGGGGACAAACTGTGAGGTGGTGAAATTGCTACTAGGGGCAGACCCCGCAATTGTAATGCTTCCAGACAAATTTGGGAACACAGCGTTGCATATTGCCACCAGGAAGAAGCGAGCAGAG ATAGTGAATGAGTTGTTACTCCTCCCAGACAGCAATGTTAATGCACTGAACAGAGACACAAAAACGGCTCTTGACATTGCTGATGCACTTCCACTTTCCGAAGAAGCCTCGGAAATAAGGGGTTGCCTTTATCGCTATGGTGCTGTGAAGGCTAATGAACTGAACCAACCAAGGGATGAACTGAGAAAGACTGTGACTCAGATCAAGAACGATGTCCATATCCAGCttgaacaaacaaagaaaaccaaTAAAAACGTTCACAATATTTCCAAAGAACTTAGAAAGCTCCACAGGGAAGGAATCAACAACGCCACTAACTCAGTGACTGTGGTCGCTGTTCTATTCGCAACAGTTGCCTTTGCCGCTATCTTTACTGTGCCAGGTGGTGATCATGATGACGGGACTGCCGTGGTAGTGAAGGGCCTTCCTTTCaaaatcttcttcattttcaacgCCATTGCCCTCTTTACGTCTTTGGCTGTTGTGGTTGTCCAAATTACCTTGGTCAGAGGCGAGACAAAGGCAGAGAAACGGGTGGTGGAGATAATAAACAAGTTGATGTGGCTGGCTTCAGTCTGCACTTCGGTGGCATTCATAGCCTCCTCTTACATAGTGGTTGGCCAGCGCCACAAATGGGCCGCCATTCTTGTAACAATGGTTGGGGGAATGATAATGGCGGCTGTTCTCGGCACCATGACATACTACGTGGTGAAGTCAAAGCGGACACGGTCCATGAGGAAGAGGGAGAAGCACACGAGGAGGAGCGGTTCCAACTCATGGATGCCCTCTGACTATTCCAATTCGGAAATCGACCGAATTTATGCCCTTTGA
- the LOC114826093 gene encoding uncharacterized protein, which translates to MSWLRSAVSKAVEVGNKNNLTRTVKNYADSVVQHAGQAVAEGTKRFQDRMGGRSFRSVKKSIQRLEEAAVSCRGPERLEILRRWVLLLKEVERLKLSQGSAEKKENAPEQPAVADDPNEIRKRISLVLYYDSDVGGEPMNFREVFLQSQALEGITLSMILEAPNDEEVALLMEMFRLCLTGGTEVHHAVVSSIQDLATAFSSYEDEVLVKREELLQFAQGAITGLKINADVVRIDEEASSLKRKLDAMKPPLKPSNEGHDKPSEETKLETIEALKEALTQIRACSRLEGILLKKKLLNNGDSPEIHAQKVDKLKVLSESLASSSAKAENRISDHRLQKEEAIKVRVARASEVTEREKEITAEISELEKERDDLEAKLKKVNISLAAANARLRNTREEREQFEEANNKIVSHCETKEDELSKSIASCKVEADILKTWINFLEDTWVLQRSYADMKEKQVNDELEKHEDYFLNLAIDHLSAYKKELGPSICHIGTFVENLKKLSEGSKMASSAENEDSKVLNPINNLEKEYLDHETKIITTFSVVDNIKEQFYGQRAEFSRKKDPRVKELFIDIEKLREQFDAIERPNLQLENPAPKAETSSSEKPQSDPSHVPTESTGAQKAGTDKQSGSGAVKAEQTLDTEAELAKLESEFGKVGQDYSAEEINDWEFDELEREFRSGDSSAK; encoded by the exons ATGTCGTGGCTGAGATCGGCGGTGAGCAAGGCGGTGGAGGTTGGGAACAAGAACAACCTCACCCGCACCGTCAAGAACTATGCCGACTCCGTCGTCCAGCACGCCGGCCAAGCCGTCGCCGAGGGCACCAAACGGTTCCAGGACCGAATG GGAGGTCGGAGCTTTAGGAGTGTGAAGAAGAGTATACAGCGATTGGAGGAAGCGGCTGTGTCCTGCAGGGGGCCTGAAAGACTTGAGATACTGAGGAGGTGGGTGCTGCTGCTGAAAGAGGTTGAGAGGCTAAAGCTTTCTCAGGGTTCTGCGGAAAAGAAGGAGAATGCGCCGGAGCAGCCTGCTGTGGCCGATGACCCGAACGAGATTCGAAAAAGAATCTCTCTG GTTTTGTATTATGATTCTGATGTTGGCGGTGAACCAATGAATTTCCGCGAAGTTTTTCTTCAAAGTCAGGCTTTGGAGGGCATAACACTGTCTATG ATTcttgaagctccaaatgatgaAGAGGTTGCCCTGCTCATGGAGATGTTTAG GCTCTGTCTTACTGGAGGAACAGAAGTTCATCATGCGGTAGTGAGCAGTATACAGGACCTGGCAACAGCTTTTTCAAGCTACGAAGATGAAGTATTG GTAAAACGGGAGGAATTGCTCCAATTTGCACAAGGTGCAATTACGGGGTTAAAGATAAATGCTGATGTCGTAAG AATAGATGAAGAAGCCTCTAGTCTAAAGAGGAAGCTTGATGCAATGAAACCACCTCTGAAGCCCTCAAATGAAGGGCATGACAAACCATCAGAAGAAACAAAATTGGAAACAATAGAG GCATTAAAAGAAGCACTTACACAAATTCGAGCATGTTCCAGATTAGAAGGGATTTTACTGAAGAAGAAATTGTTGAACAATGGAGATTCTCCAGAGATCCATGCTCAAAAA GTTGATAAACTGAAGGTACTATCAGAATCTCTTGCTAGCTCCTCCGCAAAAGCTGAAAATCGTATTTCAGATCACAG ACTTCAAAAAGAGGAGGCAATAAAGGTTCGTGTAGCCAGAGCAAGTGAAGTGACTGAAAGAGAGAAG GAAATAACTGCTGAGATTTCAGAGCTTGAAAAAGAAAGGGATGATCTTGAGGCAAAACTGAAAAAG GTTAATATCTCCTTGGCTGCAGCTAATGCTCGCCTTCGCAATAccagggaagagagagaacaaTTTGAGGAAGCTAACAATAAGATTGTTTCTCACTGCGAAACAAAG GAAGATGAGCTCTCGAAATCTATTGCATCATGTAAGGTAGAGGCTGATATTCTAAAGACATGGATTAATTTTCTCGAAGATACTTGGGTTCTCCAGCGCTCATATGCAGATATGAAGGAGAAGCAGGTCAA CGATGAATTGGAGAAACATGAGGACTATTTTTTGAACTTGGCCATTGACCATCTCTCTGCATACAAG AAGGAGTTGGGGCCTTCTATCTGCCATATTGGGACGTTTGTAGAGAACCTAAAGAAATTGAGTGAGGG ATCAAAGATGGCATCTAGTGCTGAGAATGAGGATTCCAAAGTATTAAATCCAATAAATAATCTTGAGAAGGAATATTTGGACCACGAAACCAAG ATTATTACCACCTTCAGTGTAGTAGATAACATCAAAGAGCAGTTCTATGGCCAACGAGCCGAATTTTCAAG GAAAAAAGACCCGAGGGTTAAGGAGCTGTTTATTGATATTGAAAAATTAAGAGAGCAATTTGATGCTATTGAGAGACCAAATCTACAACTGGAGAATCCAGCCCCAAAAGCAGAAACTTCATCTAGTGAAAAGCCGCAGAGCGATCCATCTCACGTCCCAACAGAAAGCACAGGAGCACAGAAAGCAGGGACAGATAAGCAGTCCGGGTCAGGTGCAGTCAAGGCAGAGCAAACGCTTGACACGGAAGCGGAACTAGCTAAGCTGGAATCTGAGTTTGGCAAGGTTGGTCAAGACTACTCAGCAGAGGAGATTAATGACTGGGAATTTGATGAACTTGAAAGGGAATTCCGTTCTGGTGATTCATCAGCCAAATAG
- the LOC103411616 gene encoding uncharacterized protein: MKRKDNPLSDKDCLPSLFSCPPVLRRHGNKKGRQSLSNPKRSFPIPNSAFLSFCKLCVFLSSVHSRLRSSLSNLALCLFQLFVSSLNTVSVWLTSVALLRFLLFKTSQEAMIVVLRSSNYKDHSFRDLMKDIEMTPILELRPYIKAEKIKARVCRIWQSTILGTTKKYTSLHCILLDGTVNFTLCDEQYWLLTFPF; the protein is encoded by the exons atgaAAAGGAAAGACAACCCACTttcggacaaggattgtctgccctccttgttctcatgccctcctgttttga GAAGGCACGGTAAcaagaagggcagacaatccttgtccaaccCGAAACGATCG TTTCCCATACCAAATTCTGCATTTCTATCGTTTTGCAAGCTGTGCGTGTTCCTTTCCTCTGTCCATTCCCGCCTTCGGTCGTCCCTTTCAAATCTCGCTTTGTGTCTGTTTCAGCTCTTTGTTTCCTCACTCAACACCGTATCAGT GTGGCTGACAAGTGTTGCACTGCTCAGATTCCTTTTGTTTAAAACCTCTCAG gaaGCGATGATTGTCGTCCTGCGCTCTAGCAACTATAAAGATCACAGCTTTAG AGATTTAATGAAAGACATTGAGATGACTCCCATCCTTGAGTTACGGCCGTATATAAAGGCTGAGAAAATCAAAGCTCGCGTTTGTAGAATATGGCAATCAACAATTCTCGGAACTACTAAAAAATACACATCTCTACACTGCATTTTGCTTGATGGGACG gtgaACTTCACACTTTGTGATGAACAATACTGGTTGCTCACTTTTCCTTTTTGA
- the LOC103406307 gene encoding probable membrane-associated kinase regulator 4: MAVDHLSCDHADDDYIDMDVGSYSAFLNHSMSSPPHPREFEFQMSSTSLERDPPTTSPADELFYKGKLLPLHLPPRLQMVEKLLQNSYSSFDHQKDMFEEFYSTPLATTAPTPTTTSTPFESCNISPSESCQVSRELNPEEYILEYSTEVSGFINENPKKSWTKKFRQSLLSSKLKSSRAYLKSLFGKYSCSNESSAAAARHAHGGMVFKSEDLSKYMKTSKNPFGHTQREKYRMSASGARSFSKDKIIEDGAALHRRSFSLAIKRNSTKISTSSSSSSGSSSSSSSSSNHSSGTQELQFLKRCNSASSEIESSIQGAIAHCKQSQQPFRSRKTVSEVGFYSLSASRIAVCEDQERPELCRG; the protein is encoded by the coding sequence ATGGCTGTAGACCACCTATCCTGTGACCATGCAGACGACGACTACATCGACATGGATGTCGGTTCGTACTCTGCCTTCCTCAACCATTCCATGAGCTCTCCTCCACACCCCAGAGAGTTTGAGTTTCAAATGTCATCCACTTCTTTGGAGAGAGATCCCCCCACAACTTCTCCAGCTGATGAGCTCTTTTACAAAGGGAAGCTCCTTCCCCTCCACCTCCCCCCGCGCTTACAAATGGTCGAGAAACTACTGCAGAACTCCTATTCtagttttgatcaccaaaaagaTATGTTTGAAGAATTCTATAGCACTCCATTGGCCACCACTGCCCCAACTCCAACCACAACCAGCACCCCATTTGAGTCCTGCAATATATCGCCTTCGGAGTCTTGCCAGGTTAGTAGGGAGCTGAACCCCGAAGAGTATATTTTGGAGTACTCAACTGAAGTGAGCGGCTTCATAAATGAAAACCCGAAAAAGTCTTGGACCAAAAAGTTCAGGCAGTCATTGCTTAGTTCAAAGCTGAAGTCTTCCCGGGCTTACCTCAAGTCTCTGTTTGGCAAATACAGTTGCTCCAATGAGTCCAGTGCAGCTGCTGCCAGGCATGCACATGGAGGAATGGTTTTCAAATCTGAggatttaagtaaatatatGAAGACATCCAAGAACCCATTTGGACACACTCAGAGGGAGAAATACCGAATGTCTGCCTCTGGCGCGAGGAGCTTCAGCAAAGACAAGATCATTGAGGATGGTGCTGCTCTCCACAGGAGATCATTCTCACTGGCCATCAAACGGAATTCAACGAAGATCTCGACATCCTCTTCATCATCTTCGggctcttcatcttcttcttcatcatcttcaaatcattCAAGTGGGACTCAGGAGCTGCAGTTTCTGAAGAGATGCAACAGTGCAAGTTCCGAAATTGAGAGTTCAATTCAGGGGGCAATTGCACATTGCAAGCAGTCGCAGCAACCTTTCCGTTCAAGAAAGACAGTAAGTGAAGTTGGGTTCTACTCGTTGTCAGCTTCCAGGATAGCAGTTTGCGAGGATCAAGAAAGACCGGAGCTTTGCAGGGGCTGA